One window of the Triticum dicoccoides isolate Atlit2015 ecotype Zavitan chromosome 3B, WEW_v2.0, whole genome shotgun sequence genome contains the following:
- the LOC119276804 gene encoding 50S ribosomal protein L13-like: MATAISASALLSSTFAGDRRHRRAARPAPRRAVPAGLTVRCEQSDKQKRQPLSALVPREQRFMFEGDELCGPDIWNTTWYPKAADHVTTEKTWYVVDAEDKILGRLASAIAVHMRGKNEPTYTPSVDMGAFVIVVNAEKVAVSGKKRSQKLYKRHSGRPGGMKEETFDQLQKRIPERIIEHAVRGMLPKGRLGRRLFTHLKVYKGSEHPHVAQKPVPLPIRDKRIMKSG, translated from the exons ATGGCGACGGCCATCTCCGCCTCCGCGCTCCTCTCCTCCACATTCGCCGGCGATAGGCGCCATCGCCGCGCGGCGAGGCCCGCGCCCCGCCGCGCCGTCCCGGCTGGCCTCACGGTGCGGTGCGAGCAGAGCGACAAACAGAAGCGGCAGCCTCTTTCCGCACTCGTTCCCCGCGAGCAGCGCTTCATGTTCGAGGGCGACGAGCTCTGCGGACCC GACATATGGAACACAACATGGTACCCTAAGGCTGCTGATCACGTAACTACCGAGAAGACGTGGTATGTTGTTGATGCAGAGGACAAGATTCTTGGCAGGCTAGCATCTGCTATCGCAGTGCATATGAGAGGGAAAAATGAGCCCACATACACTCCAAGTGTGGACATGGGGGCTTTTGTTATTGTG GTTAATGCAGAGAAGGTTGCTGTTTCTGGTAAAAAGAGGTCACAGAAGCTCTATAAAAGGCACTCTGGACGGCCCGGTGGAATGAAAGAAGAAACTTTTGATCAGCTTCAGAAAAGGATTCCGGAGAGAATTATCGAACATGCTGTGCGTGGCATGCTTCCTAAGGGCAGG CTGGGCAGAAGACTATTTACCCACCTCAAGGTGTACAAAGGATCAGAGCACCCGCATGTGGCTCAAAAACCTGTTCCGCTGCCCATCAGAGACAAAAGAATAATGAAGTCTGGCTAG